One stretch of Prionailurus viverrinus isolate Anna chromosome C1, UM_Priviv_1.0, whole genome shotgun sequence DNA includes these proteins:
- the FHL3 gene encoding four and a half LIM domains protein 3 isoform X1, translated as MSESFDCAKCSESLYGRKYIQTDDGPYCVPCYDNTFANTCAECQQLIGHDSRELFYEDRHFHEGCFRCCRCQRSLADEPFTCQDGELLCNDCYCSAFSSQCSACGEPVMPGSRKLEYGGQTWHEHCFLCSGCEQPLGSRSFVPDKGAHYCVPCYENKFAPRCARCSKTLTQGGVTYRDQPWHRECLVCTGCQTPLAGQQFTSRDDDPYCVACFGELFAPKCSSCKRPITGLGGGKYVSFEDRHWHHSCFSCARCSTSLVGQGFVPDGDQVLCQGCSQAGP; from the exons ATGAGCGAGTCCTTTGACTGTGCGAAATGCAGCGAGTCCCTGTATGGCCGCAAATACATCCAGACGGACGACGGCCCCTACTGTGTGCCCTGCTATGACAATACCTTCGCTAACACGTGTGCTGAGTGCCAGCAGCTTATCGGGCATGACTCAAGG GAGCTGTTCTACGAAGACCGCCACTTCCACGAGGGCTGCTTCCGCTGCTGCCGCTGCCAGCGCTCACTGGCCGATGAGCCCTTCACTTGCCAGGACGGGGAGCTGCTCTGCAATGACTGCTACTGCAGCGCCTTCTCGTCGCAGTGCTCCGCCTGCGGGGAGCCCGTCATGCCTG GGTCCCGGAAGCTGGAATATGGAGGCCAGACGTGGCACGAACACTGCTTCCTGTGCAGTGGCTGTGAGCAGCCGCTGGGCTCCCGTTCCTTTGTGCCCGACAAGGGTGCTCACTACTGCGTGCCCTGCTATGAGAACAAGTTTGCGCCTCGCTGCGCCCGCTGCAGCAAG ACGCTGACACAGGGTGGCGTGACATACCGTGACCAGCCCTGGCATCGAGAATGCCTGGTCTGCACAGGGTGCCAGACGCCCCTGGCAGGGCAACAGTTCACCTCCCGGGACGACGATCCATACTGCGTGGCCTGTTTTGGAGAACTCTTTGCACCCAAGTGCAGCAGCTGCAAGCGCCCCATCACAG GACTCGGTGGAGGCAAGTATGTGTCCTTTGAAGACCGCCACTGGCACCACAGCTGCTTCTCCTGTGCCCGCTGCTCCACCTCCCTGGTGGGTCAAGGCTTCGTGCCGGATGGAGACCAAGTACTGTGCCAGGGCTGCAGCCAGGCAGGGCCCTGA
- the FHL3 gene encoding four and a half LIM domains protein 3 isoform X2, translating into MPGSRKLEYGGQTWHEHCFLCSGCEQPLGSRSFVPDKGAHYCVPCYENKFAPRCARCSKTLTQGGVTYRDQPWHRECLVCTGCQTPLAGQQFTSRDDDPYCVACFGELFAPKCSSCKRPITGLGGGKYVSFEDRHWHHSCFSCARCSTSLVGQGFVPDGDQVLCQGCSQAGP; encoded by the exons ATGCCTG GGTCCCGGAAGCTGGAATATGGAGGCCAGACGTGGCACGAACACTGCTTCCTGTGCAGTGGCTGTGAGCAGCCGCTGGGCTCCCGTTCCTTTGTGCCCGACAAGGGTGCTCACTACTGCGTGCCCTGCTATGAGAACAAGTTTGCGCCTCGCTGCGCCCGCTGCAGCAAG ACGCTGACACAGGGTGGCGTGACATACCGTGACCAGCCCTGGCATCGAGAATGCCTGGTCTGCACAGGGTGCCAGACGCCCCTGGCAGGGCAACAGTTCACCTCCCGGGACGACGATCCATACTGCGTGGCCTGTTTTGGAGAACTCTTTGCACCCAAGTGCAGCAGCTGCAAGCGCCCCATCACAG GACTCGGTGGAGGCAAGTATGTGTCCTTTGAAGACCGCCACTGGCACCACAGCTGCTTCTCCTGTGCCCGCTGCTCCACCTCCCTGGTGGGTCAAGGCTTCGTGCCGGATGGAGACCAAGTACTGTGCCAGGGCTGCAGCCAGGCAGGGCCCTGA